From Garra rufa chromosome 19, GarRuf1.0, whole genome shotgun sequence, the proteins below share one genomic window:
- the LOC141291955 gene encoding probable G-protein coupled receptor 34, producing the protein MLQERNLTTNESCQIHDGTLSPFLAIGYIVICCIGLLCNTITLYIFFFREHADSSMVVYMRHLTLADTLLVMCLPLRVYYHNKEGPFYLCKVVGIFFYINMYSSILFLSLISLDRYLKIIKPIWVFRIQKTKWSHTASYIIWVILILGVIPFLTSNNHEHPCDKICFHFHSKGLAGGTINLTTLVLFLVFYVAFLCFYVKITKKLRTMSMGNGDPKAQSRKKRVIIKTSLVPAIFTLCFLPYHAVRIPYVLAQLNVIRDLHSQQLLHILNESTLLLSTLNSCLDPIIYYFLSSAYRKTILCAIQGKFENIYALNSRRISINRSETEM; encoded by the coding sequence ATGTTGCAGGAACGGAATTTAACCACCAATGAGTCCTGTCAGATTCATGATGGCACATTGTCACCCTTCTTGGCCATTGGCTACATTGTCATCTGTTGCATTGGTCTGCTCTGCAACACCATCACCCTCTACATATTTTTCTTTCGGGAGCATGCAGACTCTTCCATGGTTGTGTACATGCGGCACCTCACCCTGGCGGACACCCTCCTGGTCATGTGTTTGCCCCTGCGAGTTTACTACCACAACAAAGAAGGTCCCTTTTACTTGTGCAAGGTGGTGGGCATCTTCTTTTACATCAACATGTATTCCAGCATCCTGTTCCTCAGTCTTATCAGTCTGGATCGCTATTTGAAAATCATCAAGCCCATTTGGGTCTTTCGAATCCAAAAGACAAAGTGGAGCCACACAGCAAGCTACATAATCTGGGTGATCCTCATTTTAGGAGTGATTCCCTTTTTGACAAGCAACAATCATGAACATCCATGTGACAAGATTTGCTTCCACTTCCACAGCAAAGGACTTGCAGGTGGGACCATTAACCTGACAACATTGGTGCTCTTCCTTGTTTTTTATGTAGCCTTTCTTTGTTTTTATGTGAAGATCACTAAGAAACTCAGGACTATGTCTATGGGTAATGGTGACCCTAAGGCACAGAGTCGCAAAAAGAGGGTCATCATAAAAACTTCTTTAGTACCGGCCATTTTTACTTTGTGTTTCTTACCCTACCATGCAGTACGAATACCATATGTTCTGGCTCAGCTGAATGTAATCAGAGATCTTCATAGCCAACAATTGTTGCATATCTTAAATGAGAGTACCTTGCTATTGTCCACTCTAAATAGCTGCCTAGACCCAATTATCTATTACTTTTTATCTAGTGCATACAGGAAAACAATACTGTGTGCCATTCAGGGCAAGTTTGAAAACATTTATGCTTTAAACAGCAGGAGAATCAGCATAAACCGCTCAGAGACTGAAATGTAG